The following coding sequences lie in one Apium graveolens cultivar Ventura chromosome 3, ASM990537v1, whole genome shotgun sequence genomic window:
- the LOC141712139 gene encoding uncharacterized protein LOC141712139 isoform X2 has protein sequence MSIEPFNRLVKLTARAFYDDFTTKGDNQSKSGRADNRGIAVVVLDALTRRQWVREENLAKDLKLHTKQLRRTLRFFEEEKLVTRDHRKETAKGAKIYSAAVAATADGHQTGKEGEEKIYDVVRYRMHRMKKKIKDELDDRNTIQEYICPNCKRRYTALDALRLVSPEDEYFHCENCNGELVAEGDKLAAEEMGDGDDNARRRRREKLRDMLQMFEEKLKPLMDQLNRVKDLTVPEFGTLQAWEVRANAAARSANGDSNSNDPSKSSQAYNGTPMPFLGETKVEVAFSGVEEKGANIKSENTSTPMKVLPPWMIRQGMVLTNEQRGEAKQETNIEGSSAAAGLSDDKKSIDQKDEKNLQDEYFKAYYAALLQRQQEQEESVKVEPESFNTTDGASRQVGMKAKREDDDNDEGDENVEWEEAPTTGNTSGTFKVDLNVEAADASGDDDEDDIDWEEG, from the exons ATGAGTATAGAACCATTTAATCG ATTGGTGAAGCTGACAGCTAGGGCTTTTTATGATGATTTTACAACTAAAGGAGATAATCAATCCAAATCTGGAAGGGCTGATAATCGAGGAATCGCTGTTGTTGTTCTCGATGCCCTCACTAG GCGCCAATGGGTAAGAGAAGAAAATTTGGCGAAGGACTTGAAGCTGCACACAAAACAACTTCGCCGCACATTAAGGTTTTTTGAAGAAGAAAAACTCGTGACACGAGATCACAGGAAAGAG ACTGCAAAAGGTGCAAAAATATATAGTGCCGCTGTTGCTGCAACTGCAGATGGGCATCAAACAGGAAAAGAAGGAGAGGAAAAA ATTTATGATGTCGTGAGGTACCGAATGCATCGCATGAAGAAGAAGATAAAAGATGAACTGGATGATAGGAACACAATTCAGGAGTATATATGTCCAAACTGCAAAAGAAG ATATACTGCTTTAGATGCACTACGCCTGGTTTCTCCTGAGGATGAATATTTTCACTGTGAGAATTGCAATGGAGAATTAGTGGCAGAGGGTGACAAGTTAGCAGCTGAAGAAATGGGAGATGGAGATGACAATGCAAGAAGACGGCGTCGTGAAAAATTGAGAGACATGCTTCAAATGTTTGAG GAAAAGCTTAAGCCGTTAATGGATCAACTCAACAGAGTCAAAGACTTGACTGTTCCTGAATTTGGAACTCTCCAAGCTTGGGAAGTTCGAGCAAATGCTGCTGCGCGTTCAGCAAATGGTGATTCGAATAGTAATGATCCATCTAAATCTTCACAAGCTTATAACGGAACTCCTATGCCATTTCTTGGAGAGACAAAG GTTGAAGTTGCTTTCTCTGGTGTTGAAGAAAAAGGAGCTAATATTAAATCTGAAAATACAAGTACACCCATGAAAGTTTTGCCTCCATGGATGATCAGGCAAGGGATGGTTCTTACCAACGAGCAGCGTGGTGAGGCCAAGCAAGAGACAAATATAGAGGGCAGTTCAGCTGCTGCTGGCCTATCTGATGACAAGAAGTCAATAGATCAAAAAGATGAAAAGAATTTACAG GATGAATATTTCAAAGCATATTATGCTGCTTTACTTCAAAGGCAACAAGAACAAGAAGAATCTGTCAAGGTAGAACCGGAGTCTTTCAACACTACTGATGGTGCATCCCGTCAAGTTGGCATGAAAGCTAAGCGtgaagatgatgataatgatgagGGAGATGAAAATGTTGAATGGGAAGAAGCTCCAACTACAG GAAATACTAGTGGAACCTTTAAGGTGGACTTAAATGTAGAAGCTGCTGATGCTTCAGgagatgatgatgaagatgacATTGACTGGGAGGAGGGCTGA
- the LOC141714121 gene encoding uncharacterized protein LOC141714121, translating to MPMVLRVRLPAGVNGDFRDWDKTNQLVEMLRRTPEHRLAVGVRGSVTSFWFLITKHASRTSRKLMSTIRHNAKKLRRKKRGAGEDFDGGVWQRTILMGDKCEPLDFSGVIYYDHDGNRVNELPRASPMPSYAYNNSEYAK from the exons ATGCCTATGGTTCTTCGAGTAAGACTTCCTGCAGGAGTAAATGGGGATTTTAGGGACTGGG ACAAAACAAACCAGCTTGTTGAAATGCTCCGTAGAACCCCAGAACATCGGCTAGCTGTGGGCGTACGAGGATCAGTAACATCTTTCTGGTTTCTGATAACCAAACACGCTTCACGAACTTCTAGGAAGCTCATGTCCACCATCAGACACAACGCGAAGAAGCTTCGGAGGAAGAAAAGAGGTGCTGGCGAGGACTTCGATGGCGGCGTGTGGCAGAGGACGATCTTGATGGGCGATAAATGTGAGCCGTTGGATTTCTCGGGGGTGATATATTATGATCATGATGGAAACAGAGTTAACGAGTTGCCTAGAGCCAGTCCCATGCCCAGTTACGCTTATAATAATTCTGAGTATGCCAAGTAG
- the LOC141712139 gene encoding transcription initiation factor IIE subunit alpha isoform X1 — MSIEPFNRLVKLTARAFYDDFTTKGDNQSKSGRADNRGIAVVVLDALTRRQWVREENLAKDLKLHTKQLRRTLRFFEEEKLVTRDHRKETAKGAKIYSAAVAATADGHQTGKEGEEKVKLHTHSYCCLDYAQIYDVVRYRMHRMKKKIKDELDDRNTIQEYICPNCKRRYTALDALRLVSPEDEYFHCENCNGELVAEGDKLAAEEMGDGDDNARRRRREKLRDMLQMFEEKLKPLMDQLNRVKDLTVPEFGTLQAWEVRANAAARSANGDSNSNDPSKSSQAYNGTPMPFLGETKVEVAFSGVEEKGANIKSENTSTPMKVLPPWMIRQGMVLTNEQRGEAKQETNIEGSSAAAGLSDDKKSIDQKDEKNLQDEYFKAYYAALLQRQQEQEESVKVEPESFNTTDGASRQVGMKAKREDDDNDEGDENVEWEEAPTTGNTSGTFKVDLNVEAADASGDDDEDDIDWEEG; from the exons ATGAGTATAGAACCATTTAATCG ATTGGTGAAGCTGACAGCTAGGGCTTTTTATGATGATTTTACAACTAAAGGAGATAATCAATCCAAATCTGGAAGGGCTGATAATCGAGGAATCGCTGTTGTTGTTCTCGATGCCCTCACTAG GCGCCAATGGGTAAGAGAAGAAAATTTGGCGAAGGACTTGAAGCTGCACACAAAACAACTTCGCCGCACATTAAGGTTTTTTGAAGAAGAAAAACTCGTGACACGAGATCACAGGAAAGAG ACTGCAAAAGGTGCAAAAATATATAGTGCCGCTGTTGCTGCAACTGCAGATGGGCATCAAACAGGAAAAGAAGGAGAGGAAAAAGTAAAGTTGCACACACACTCTTACTGTTGTCTGGATTATGCACAG ATTTATGATGTCGTGAGGTACCGAATGCATCGCATGAAGAAGAAGATAAAAGATGAACTGGATGATAGGAACACAATTCAGGAGTATATATGTCCAAACTGCAAAAGAAG ATATACTGCTTTAGATGCACTACGCCTGGTTTCTCCTGAGGATGAATATTTTCACTGTGAGAATTGCAATGGAGAATTAGTGGCAGAGGGTGACAAGTTAGCAGCTGAAGAAATGGGAGATGGAGATGACAATGCAAGAAGACGGCGTCGTGAAAAATTGAGAGACATGCTTCAAATGTTTGAG GAAAAGCTTAAGCCGTTAATGGATCAACTCAACAGAGTCAAAGACTTGACTGTTCCTGAATTTGGAACTCTCCAAGCTTGGGAAGTTCGAGCAAATGCTGCTGCGCGTTCAGCAAATGGTGATTCGAATAGTAATGATCCATCTAAATCTTCACAAGCTTATAACGGAACTCCTATGCCATTTCTTGGAGAGACAAAG GTTGAAGTTGCTTTCTCTGGTGTTGAAGAAAAAGGAGCTAATATTAAATCTGAAAATACAAGTACACCCATGAAAGTTTTGCCTCCATGGATGATCAGGCAAGGGATGGTTCTTACCAACGAGCAGCGTGGTGAGGCCAAGCAAGAGACAAATATAGAGGGCAGTTCAGCTGCTGCTGGCCTATCTGATGACAAGAAGTCAATAGATCAAAAAGATGAAAAGAATTTACAG GATGAATATTTCAAAGCATATTATGCTGCTTTACTTCAAAGGCAACAAGAACAAGAAGAATCTGTCAAGGTAGAACCGGAGTCTTTCAACACTACTGATGGTGCATCCCGTCAAGTTGGCATGAAAGCTAAGCGtgaagatgatgataatgatgagGGAGATGAAAATGTTGAATGGGAAGAAGCTCCAACTACAG GAAATACTAGTGGAACCTTTAAGGTGGACTTAAATGTAGAAGCTGCTGATGCTTCAGgagatgatgatgaagatgacATTGACTGGGAGGAGGGCTGA